The sequence below is a genomic window from Babesia bigemina genome assembly Bbig001, chromosome : II.
GTGACCGAAACTACAAGCAGCTATTAATGCCACACCATGTGGAATAAGCCTTGGCAAATGTTATTTTGCGGTAGGGCACTATTTCTTACGGCGATGTTAAAGACAGTGCCCCACGGGTAACTGCTGAAACCGGACGTACAGTACCAGCCATTATATGAGCTAATATGTCGAAAAGCGATGCTAAGGAACCACAATGGATGCGTGAGCTAGAGGAGGTGAGGACATCTTTGTGGCGACGTCGTGGGGTTGCCGTGATTTCTACCCTACTACAACTTTAATAATCCGAGGCGCCCATTGCCGGACTTGGAGAAATTATGTACGGAGGAAAGCAATAGGAGCGTTATCATAGGACAATGTACAGAATAGGCGCACCGGATAAGATACCTTTGCGAGAGTCGCAGTTACAGGTGAACCAAGCTTTAAAACGCAGACAACCGGAGTCACAAAATTGCCCCACACTTGGACTACACGCACACTGGACACCCACATTAGTATCTACCGGCTACATAAATCGTTAGAATAACAGCCACGCACAGTTTTGATAACTTAAGCTGATGGCGGTACCAGTTGGGTTAATCAAGCGCTTGACTGCCGCTGTAGAGACCGATAATGATATAATTGTTTTTGTATACGCTGCATGACTCTCCGATGTTGTGAAATGCATTTTACTACCCTGTCTCAGGGGTGCACGAGACAGTGGGTAAGCATGTCTGCACCGCACACTCCACTGCACTGTACACAGAAGGAATATAAACATCTCAATGTACTTTCCTTTATTATCTTCCTGACAAGTGTTGCAAACTGTAATACGCGCGCGTGTAACTCGCAATGTGCAGGATCTAGCGTTGTATTAGTTACGTAACATGCGTACATGAGACAGCGGACGTGACTGCTGCCTTGGAAGCTGTAAATGGTCATCATGAATTCGCAGAGTAATCAGCATGACAGGTGAACTTCCGAGGGTCCAGTGTCTAACGATGTTTCCAGAGGTTGCGACTAGAAATCGCATCGAACCTTGGGATTTGCAAGATGTTGAGTGACTCATTCTCCAGCAAGCGCATCATAGCGATCGTCTATTGCACGCACGGTCACTGATTTCATTTATCGCAGCTTGATACGGCTGTTCCAGTCTAGAGGAGGTTTCGCACCCGGTGTATTCGGGCCTGCATCCTACACGTTGTCCTCTACGGTGGCGGCCAATGGGAGAGGTAATTGAGGTTAAATACGTTACAAATCATTTATCAGGTGTATAGTTTATTGCTTCGAATACGCGTTCAAAAGTGTCGAGACGAGTCAAGTTCGACTTCATGGATCGCCTCCGAGACGACCACTCCGTGGATCCACAACACCTTGCGATCCGCCATTCTGGCACTCTCGGGATATCGTATACATTGATGATTTCAATCGGCTAATCAGCCATCACCGATCGCAGTATACGCTTCGCCGCGTCGGTGGCAGGAGCAAGGCCTGAGGTGACACCCGAGATTGTGGCAATGGCAATTTCAAAGTATCTACTAATTGGGAGACAGCGACATTTAAATTGTATGCTGTAAACCGCTACACCACGGTCGGATAAGTGGAGTTGATGGGTTGCGTTGAGCAGGCTGTCAGGCACGTGGAATGCTGAGTGGATGCCGCAGGTTGGGTTGTCCAGGCCTGTAGCTTGGAAGGGCCATACTAGGTTTTGATTGATCCTCAAGGTGATTGGAATTTTAAAAAATGTTAATAGGTGACATTCTATGAATATTCCAGATTGCGTAATTGAATGCCTCGGCTGTGGGTCATTTAGTCTAACATTGCGTAAGCCTTTAAATCATCGCCGTTGGCTATACGCGAACAGACCTTGCAGGGTTAACCGCAAAATAGTTGTGAACCCGCTTTACACGAGCTATACGGTTGCTTTGGCTTAGTTTTTAATAACATCTTGTCCAAGAATGCAAACAACTTGTTGAGTTTAAGGCTTAGTAGCACCAGTAGTCAATGACTTCCCAACTTAATCTTTTATTATACTTAGTCTCTCAAGGATACATGACATCATGTGATACCAGCGATGGGAAAACTAGAGTTATCTGTATTGGGGCGTGATGCCTCCTCGTGCTCTCTGTACATCCGGCGCGCGCCGCGTATCCTAAAGCAGCTGCAAACTGCAATTCACGTGGTACAGCGGAGTGTATGCGTTAGACCGATGCAACAGCACTACGTGGCAACGCCAACAGCGTTATGTTGTACACTGCTCTACGAAAAATTTCGCATAAGCCAAAACTGGACAGATTGCAGTATAAAATACAAAAGATAAGGTTAGTAACGGCTATCATATGGTACAGTTGGAATCATAGTGGGACGCATCTGGCTGTGAAGGACGATAATGCATTAAGACAATTTGATTACCCAATCAAAGCGTtattatatatatatatatatatatatatatatgcAATACTCCTCGTCGGTGCGAATTAAAGTGCTAATTGATGCTATGGCCTATCAGCACTCGTAATATACACGATATAGCCACAACGCCCAATACAGACCACGGACGACCATTATTTTTCATCACTAGACCATATGGGTGATCCCGCTTCTTCCTCTTCTGTAGGCGAGTCCGACGGCGTTGCAGGCAGCTCCTCTGTTTCATCATGTCTATGGCGTTTTTCCGAAATACGCGGGAGTTCAGCCTATATAGTTAGTTGAAACCAATTGGATGTTTACTACACTTACGTTTTGGAACAATGGCAAACGACATGGGCCTTGGGCCTGAAGTAACCTGGGAGGGTAAAGTATATCCACGACCCCAAGATTTTGCAGTAACTGCACGGCAACGTTTTTGCGGTCCGCTTTTAGAGATTCCCCTTTAGAGTGAGCCGCAATGTCATCAAGTTCGGATAAGAAGAGTCGCGTGTTAAACTCCCAGAGTTTGCGTGCAAAATAGGTGAAATGATGAGGTCGGAGTGTCTGCACCACCTCTTTTCCTGCCTTCTTGTGCAGACAAATAGCATCCCAGAGACACTGCAAATAATAACGGCAGTGATTCTTTTCGCGATCGTTGTATCTTTTGCAGATAATGTAGCAGCGCTGTGTCCACGGCGCTACTGAATCCGGGCGGTACAGGTGAACCTCGTCGAACACGGTACGAAGCACCGTGACTAGACAAACACTGAATCTAGTAATAATGGTTCGCACCGACACCACAAGATCGCCATCTGGTGATAGGCAATAAAGTGCCTGCACAAGTTGTGCGACAATCACAGGCTTGGATTTGAACTCGTCCATGCATACTTCCCGATGATGCACTGATGAATTCGTGGTGTCGCAGAATACAAAATCGCACGAGTTACGAATGGGCGATTCTTGTAGTTGCGCAGTGAGACACCGGTGACCTTCACCACGTGTCAAACATTCATCGTATTTGAAGTCAATGCACTGGTTAACAGTACCCTCACCGAGGAACGATTCGACAATAACTTGCAGCTCGTAAGAGGAATCGAATTGTATGTGTGACGATGCATCTCCATTCGCCTTGAAACCGTATATAATAGACCCGGGTATACCGTGACGTTTCAGAAGTGACACAGCTGGGAATTGCTGACCCGCATTGCATGTTATTTCCAGGTAAGCCTTGTAGCGGTTGATGTCAAGGAAGCACTGCGATATCACCGCGAGGTCGACCATACCGCCGTTTGGGAGCATGTTGATGTCTGACAACGCCTCACCGACGGCTCCATCTACACATAGGGCATCCATCGCAGTCACTATGGGTGCGCGAGCTCCACACAGTGTACGCATTCGCGAAACGTCGTATAGCAGATCGTTGCACACAAAATGGCTCATACGTACCTCGTGTGCCTGAAGTGGGGCCGCGACAAACCACGAATCCTTCAAGTAGCGCTGGTTAAGCATGTCCGCTCTAAGCTCGGAGAGCAGACGCTCGTCCAGGTCTAGCATAAGCGTGCCGTCATTGAGCTGTGGATATGGTGGCTTAAATTCGTTGGCAAACCGCAATGCGTCAGCGATATCGCGCCCGAATTCCGCAGACGTCGCTTCTTCGCCAAGAGTTATGAAATGCGATGGGTCTTCCTTCTGCGCGTACTGTCGGTGCAGTTCCACACGACGCGCTTGGAGATCTTTGTAGCACTTGACGTAATTTCGCCTGGTGTCAAGGTCAGGTAGAATACGCTTCGGCACATGCAGGAGGGAACTGGTGTCTTTGCCAGTGATGGTATTTTCACTAAAGGAAATGTACTTTACGAGACGGCAGTCGGAAGGTATAGCCGATATCTTGAACTGTGAGATAAAAAGCCGCGCAAACTCGCGCTTTCGCTTGTAAAATGCATTTTCATCCGTTACCTGGAGGAATTGGGCCATTGCGCTTCGCAGGCTGCGGCATTGCAATTGCGCGAACATGGTGGCGCATTCTACGAACTCAGTTCGGAAAGAGCTTGGTACCCATTCTCGCGGCAATATTGCACGCCGGTGATGATTGGCCGCATATTCGCTGACGATTTTGCAGAGGGCGCACAGCAGCACTGAAGTGATTCCGTTGAAGTGCATACATACCACGTACACCTCGGAGCTGTTTGCTTTTGACATGTGTGGTTTATACACTTCCACGGTTTTGAAACACATGTTCAGTAGCGCCATAATAGAGAGAGAGCTTTCTTCGAAAAGGGTAAACATCTTCAGCACAAATATTGCGCCCACGCGCATCAAACCTAACGCACAGACTACCTCTGCGAGCTTCAGCGGAGCTGTGAGCGCCTCCTGGTTGTTAGGATCGGCCTGGCAGTCAAATGACCCATCAGCCGTCACTATGTCTACTAACACGGGACTGCGACCCTTGTTGAATCTGCTGGGTCGGCTTATACGGTCCCAGATGTATTCGATGTTCAGTGTTCGGGTAACGTTCCCGGAGTCATCTGCGCCGTTGAGCCAATTGCGAGCAGTTTCGCGGAATAGAATGTCTTCCGCGAGGCATTTGCCGTGGCTGTTTCCCTCATGGTACGGATTCAGCGAAATTGCCTGCCACGCCAGTTCGGCCAGGCTGTTGCGCTGCTTAATCGCATGGTTCAGCGCTGCGATGAACCCACCCGGGCACTCGGAGATGTGAAACGACCGTACGACACCGCCTTCCGTGTCAAGATCGGGTTTTACGGCATCCAACACCTTGTAGGTTTGGAGGATATCATATAGCTTCAGCCACGCATTCGTAACGAGCTCTACACCAGGCTCGCGGCGTCCATTCACCACAGTCGTGATCTCCGAAACCTGCTTGGCAACCAGTGACGTCTGATCGAGCAGCCGCGTGTGCACGGACCACTTTTCAATGTCGACGCCATTGAGTGAGTCGCGGAGTTCCGAGAGCATAGTCCGAGTTTCCGCCAACTCAGCTATTTCGTACGCCGGCGCACGTCCGACAGCCGAAGTCACCGTCTCACATATACAGACACGCTTTCTCTGCACGCATTTCTGACAGGGGGTTGCGCTGGGAGGAACGCGTTTGGCGTCGGCTAGCAGGCGGTTTAGGCTGCCTTGGAAAACGAAGCGCTTTTCATTGTGCAGCGCCGGCGTCTTCTCAGTCGCCGCGGTTGCCATAGCTGCCGTCCACCGCCTTCTGGCAGTCAGTGACCCAGTTATAGCCTTAGTTACACAGTGCACATACCCGTGGGGGTGTGTCCGTTATACTAAATTAAACGGGTAGACAGCACATTATGCGGGGCTATTGAAGGCGTAGCATGCTTATTTATTAAATTAAGTTGCGTGTGTGGCAAGATGTGCCTCTAGCAGCTGCACATCAGCGCTCACGTCGTACTATTGTCGCCTCCGAGATTCCTCGTCTGGTGGCCACAAATTTCGCACACTGTGCTTCATAAAATACCCATTTCATCTATAAGTGTTTCACTAGGATCGGATAAGTTGCTGGTGGATGCGCCAAATTCCGAAGCTTCTCACGTTCCACTTCTATACATGTGACCGTTGACCACCGCAACATCCACAGTTGGCTCAGTCGTTCGTTAATCACTTCCATGTGGTATACGATGGGTCTTCTGTGTACTATTATATGGACTTATTGATAGAAAGCTGTTTAACGTTTCTACAGCAGGGCTTCTGGTGACAAACGGATTGGTAAATAGGTATATTGAAAGTTGGTTGTTTTTCCAATTTCAAGATCGTCGATCATGTATAACTATTTAGATTTTCAGTAGTCACAAAATTTGAAGTTTGTCACTAACTCTATGGGAACTATCGGTCGTCATTTTGGAGATATCTCTGGACGTTGGGCTGTGACCAAGTAGCGCTTAGTGGATCTCCTCGTATGTTTGGGCGGGATTGAGGTATCCCCAGAAGATGTCGAGCGTTGACATTACAATACTTGGCGCCGGCCAGGATGTCGGGCGGTCGTGCATTGTCGTGACGTTCCCGTCGCGACGTGTTCTGTTCGACTGCGGTGCGCACTGTGGTTTCGTCGATCACAGGCGCTATCCGGatctgcagctgctcggaGATCCCAATGAATACAACGCTTTGTACAACGAGCAGATGAACGCGGAATTTGATTCAAGTGCTTCAGATGGCGATAGCAATTCCGACACTGCCACCGGTGACGGTGGTGCAACCACGTCAAACACAGCCGATTCAAGAGGACAGTTGGGCGCAAAAACCAGCGCCAGTAACGTCAAGGACAGTAAGTGAGCCAATCGGGAAACTCAATTGACGATGTAGAAACGGTGCGCATAGCGACCTGCATGAAGAACGCTCTTCAGAAAACGCTCATCAACGTAACTGAGCACATCGACATATGCATCATATCGCACTTCCACCTCG
It includes:
- a CDS encoding ribosomal RNA large subunit methyltransferase J domain containing protein, putative; the protein is MATAATEKTPALHNEKRFVFQGSLNRLLADAKRVPPSATPCQKCVQRKRVCICETVTSAVGRAPAYEIAELAETRTMLSELRDSLNGVDIEKWSVHTRLLDQTSLVAKQVSEITTVVNGRREPGVELVTNAWLKLYDILQTYKVLDAVKPDLDTEGGVVRSFHISECPGGFIAALNHAIKQRNSLAELAWQAISLNPYHEGNSHGKCLAEDILFRETARNWLNGADDSGNVTRTLNIEYIWDRISRPSRFNKGRSPVLVDIVTADGSFDCQADPNNQEALTAPLKLAEVVCALGLMRVGAIFVLKMFTLFEESSLSIMALLNMCFKTVEVYKPHMSKANSSEVYVVCMHFNGITSVLLCALCKIVSEYAANHHRRAILPREWVPSSFRTEFVECATMFAQLQCRSLRSAMAQFLQVTDENAFYKRKREFARLFISQFKISAIPSDCRLVKYISFSENTITGKDTSSLLHVPKRILPDLDTRRNYVKCYKDLQARRVELHRQYAQKEDPSHFITLGEEATSAEFGRDIADALRFANEFKPPYPQLNDGTLMLDLDERLLSELRADMLNQRYLKDSWFVAAPLQAHEVRMSHFVCNDLLYDVSRMRTLCGARAPIVTAMDALCVDGAVGEALSDINMLPNGGMVDLAVISQCFLDINRYKAYLEITCNAGQQFPAVSLLKRHGIPGSIIYGFKANGDASSHIQFDSSYELQVIVESFLGEGTVNQCIDFKYDECLTRGEGHRCLTAQLQESPIRNSCDFVFCDTTNSSVHHREVCMDEFKSKPVIVAQLVQALYCLSPDGDLVVSVRTIITRFSVCLVTVLRTVFDEVHLYRPDSVAPWTQRCYIICKRYNDREKNHCRYYLQCLWDAICLHKKAGKEVVQTLRPHHFTYFARKLWEFNTRLFLSELDDIAAHSKGESLKADRKNVAVQLLQNLGVVDILYPPRLLQAQGPCRLPLFQNVSVVNIQLVSTNYIG